In Chitinophaga sp. HK235, a single window of DNA contains:
- a CDS encoding cytochrome c, producing the protein MDFPMFHLDWLNDRFLIAMIAIIHVFINHGLAVGFIPYITWLEQKGVRMSDTSQITNPAWDDMVYKKMKVAFIITTTLGAMTGVGIWFSAALISPSSIGSLIRVFYFAWFVEWLTFVTEVVLIMIYFLTWKNANRTLKSKLRHIRFGWSLSIFSWITMAIIVSILGFMMDPGNWGRHHSLLNGFTNPIYLPQLFFRTPAAMVLGGIFGMLLTTIFAKKDTAERSIALKSASKWILLWAPVALVAAYIYYNAMPAAMRFNMSTAVGTIEFSQYYELLSYIIPGAVSLVVIISVWALLRPRSIRFAFVLVPCLAAFGFLGIFERVREFIRKPYVIGGYMYSNLLREEDYPLYKRDGILKYATYASTVEITEENKLAAGRDVFMLSCSRCHTTNGINSIVEVFERVYGAGKPLDEKSMEAYIPNMHNGRTYMPPFPGNKKELKALAAYIRNLQLSGEALGGAQTEGVTVNPQNNIQAAEELMKTNEKAMADNEMNKK; encoded by the coding sequence ATGGATTTTCCAATGTTTCATCTTGACTGGTTAAATGACCGGTTCCTTATTGCCATGATTGCCATCATACATGTTTTTATTAATCATGGTTTGGCAGTTGGATTCATACCTTATATTACCTGGTTGGAGCAGAAGGGAGTGAGAATGTCTGACACTTCACAAATTACCAATCCTGCATGGGATGATATGGTGTATAAGAAAATGAAGGTTGCCTTTATTATCACCACAACGCTGGGAGCGATGACTGGTGTTGGCATCTGGTTTTCGGCAGCACTCATTAGTCCATCTTCGATTGGAAGCCTCATCCGCGTATTTTATTTTGCCTGGTTTGTTGAGTGGTTGACGTTTGTGACAGAAGTAGTGTTAATAATGATCTACTTTCTCACCTGGAAGAATGCAAACAGGACACTTAAATCAAAACTACGCCACATAAGGTTTGGATGGTCCCTTTCCATATTTTCCTGGATAACCATGGCCATCATTGTTTCTATCCTGGGTTTTATGATGGACCCCGGTAACTGGGGCAGGCATCATAGTCTGCTGAATGGATTTACCAATCCCATTTATTTGCCTCAATTGTTTTTCCGCACACCGGCTGCGATGGTTCTAGGTGGTATTTTCGGTATGTTGTTAACGACCATCTTTGCAAAGAAGGATACTGCTGAAAGGAGTATAGCATTAAAAAGTGCATCGAAATGGATATTGTTATGGGCGCCGGTAGCATTGGTGGCGGCCTATATATATTATAATGCCATGCCAGCGGCGATGCGCTTTAATATGAGTACAGCGGTGGGCACTATCGAATTCTCTCAGTACTATGAATTACTTAGTTATATCATTCCGGGCGCTGTTTCATTGGTGGTGATCATCAGTGTATGGGCATTACTGCGGCCAAGGTCAATCCGCTTTGCCTTTGTGCTGGTGCCATGCCTGGCTGCATTTGGTTTCCTTGGCATTTTCGAGCGCGTGAGAGAGTTTATCAGAAAGCCATATGTGATCGGTGGATACATGTATTCGAATCTGCTACGGGAAGAAGATTACCCGCTTTACAAAAGGGATGGTATTTTAAAATATGCCACCTATGCCAGTACGGTAGAGATAACAGAAGAAAATAAGCTCGCGGCCGGACGCGATGTGTTTATGCTGTCATGCAGCCGCTGTCATACCACCAATGGTATCAACTCCATTGTAGAAGTGTTTGAGCGGGTGTATGGAGCAGGGAAACCGCTGGATGAAAAATCTATGGAAGCCTATATCCCCAATATGCATAACGGAAGAACCTATATGCCGCCATTTCCCGGAAATAAAAAAGAGTTAAAAGCATTGGCTGCATATATAAGAAACCTTCAGCTAAGCGGAGAAGCGTTGGGTGGCGCTCAAACAGAAGGCGTAACCGTTAATCCGCAAAATAATATCCAGGCTGCCGAAGAGTTGATGAAAACTAATGAGAAGGCGATGGCTGATAATGAAATGAATAAAAAATAG
- a CDS encoding helix-turn-helix domain-containing protein encodes MKFSEIAVLSTNMLGAGNDVFWIGSLEGILEKYPLLERPHRQSFFILLCIENAQGNAVIDGVVIRMDRPKIIFVKPGSVFSIDINRTASGTVIFFTEEFFSLRYNNNALFQFSFMNEGNSNYVRLGESRASEWKSLCGCMLEEFNSRQKNADSVLRSFLNILLCKLDRQFNPVITNEKWNSKEEKIRQLHLLLDEHFIKHKMPSFYAEQLNITTNYLNKICKKYKGLSGGELIRRRITIEAQRLLHYSTRSVAEIAKELEFESVSYFITFFKKNTGVTPENFRKNHQ; translated from the coding sequence ATGAAATTCAGCGAAATAGCTGTTTTGTCTACGAACATGTTGGGAGCAGGCAATGATGTTTTCTGGATTGGCAGTCTTGAAGGTATACTTGAAAAGTACCCGTTGCTGGAACGGCCCCACAGGCAATCGTTCTTTATTTTACTGTGCATTGAAAATGCACAGGGCAACGCGGTAATTGACGGTGTTGTAATCCGGATGGACCGACCCAAAATCATTTTTGTCAAACCTGGCAGTGTATTCAGTATAGACATCAACAGAACGGCCAGCGGTACAGTTATTTTTTTTACGGAAGAATTTTTTTCTTTAAGGTATAACAACAATGCACTTTTCCAATTTTCCTTCATGAATGAGGGGAATAGTAATTATGTACGCCTTGGAGAAAGCAGGGCTTCTGAGTGGAAGTCACTTTGTGGATGTATGCTGGAGGAATTTAATAGCCGGCAAAAAAATGCAGACAGTGTACTGCGATCGTTTTTAAATATTCTTCTCTGTAAACTGGACAGACAATTTAATCCGGTTATAACAAATGAAAAATGGAATAGTAAAGAAGAAAAAATAAGGCAGCTTCATTTACTGTTAGATGAACATTTTATTAAACACAAAATGCCTTCCTTCTATGCGGAGCAGTTAAATATTACAACGAATTATCTCAATAAAATATGTAAGAAGTATAAGGGCTTATCCGGCGGAGAATTAATCCGGAGAAGGATCACTATTGAAGCTCAACGTTTATTGCATTATTCCACTCGTTCGGTTGCGGAAATCGCAAAAGAACTGGAGTTCGAGAGCGTTTCTTATTTCATCACTTTTTTTAAAAAGAACACTGGTGTGACGCCCGAAAACTTCAGGAAAAATCATCAGTAA
- a CDS encoding cytochrome c, whose translation MKDKEYDTLAHEIAKTITVNKSLAVVLGVAPLLSINALYTVYFYSANALTGLMWISIIPLVTIAFLLTYLHKYTWHKLEDNKPLHISIIAAAVLVFLFIPLIFLTNINLMLFPEKWGTIKGFVSALTLPNVFPRYLHFICASMAVTGLFLFWYVGRKKYAFESYFRTLTRYDIKKKAYSLTFAVSLFQFMIGPIVLLTLPSKGVKWNLILVILSGAVIALPAMYWMWKAITGPPENIDRHYGKVIIAMTITVLFMGSGRHVYRANALAPHKKLMAAKTAEFEKISAEARLHPPLEDENPVEIDSTLGRVAKGAAIFQSNCSTCHKPHEKLVGPPMTEMANIYHDNENGLKSWIKAPGKKRAGYPQMPGFPQLSETDLNELTKYILSIK comes from the coding sequence TTGAAGGACAAAGAATATGACACGCTGGCGCATGAAATTGCAAAGACTATAACAGTTAATAAGAGTCTTGCAGTGGTATTGGGAGTAGCGCCACTACTCAGTATCAATGCGCTTTACACGGTATACTTTTACTCTGCCAATGCATTGACCGGGCTAATGTGGATTTCAATTATTCCGCTGGTCACGATTGCTTTTCTCTTAACTTATCTGCATAAATACACCTGGCATAAACTCGAGGATAATAAACCACTGCATATCTCAATTATTGCAGCAGCTGTATTGGTGTTCCTGTTTATCCCTTTGATTTTTTTAACCAATATCAATCTGATGTTATTCCCTGAAAAATGGGGTACCATTAAAGGATTTGTGAGTGCGTTAACACTACCCAACGTATTTCCACGTTATCTCCACTTTATCTGTGCATCCATGGCAGTTACAGGTCTGTTCCTGTTTTGGTATGTCGGCAGAAAAAAATATGCTTTTGAAAGTTATTTCCGTACACTTACCCGCTATGATATCAAGAAAAAGGCATATTCCCTGACATTCGCCGTGTCATTGTTTCAATTTATGATTGGTCCTATTGTACTTTTAACCCTGCCATCAAAAGGAGTTAAATGGAACCTCATCCTGGTAATACTTTCCGGTGCAGTCATTGCGTTGCCGGCAATGTACTGGATGTGGAAAGCTATTACGGGGCCACCTGAGAATATTGACAGACACTATGGCAAAGTGATTATTGCAATGACAATAACGGTGCTGTTTATGGGAAGTGGCAGGCATGTTTACCGGGCGAATGCATTGGCTCCCCATAAAAAGCTGATGGCTGCCAAAACAGCTGAATTCGAAAAGATATCAGCTGAGGCCAGGCTGCATCCTCCCCTGGAGGATGAAAATCCGGTTGAAATTGATTCCACCCTTGGCAGGGTGGCAAAAGGAGCTGCCATATTCCAGTCTAACTGCAGTACGTGTCACAAACCGCATGAAAAGCTGGTAGGCCCGCCAATGACTGAAATGGCTAACATATATCATGATAACGAAAATGGATTAAAAAGCTGGATTAAGGCGCCAGGGAAAAAACGTGCAGGATATCCTCAGATGCCAGGATTCCCACAGCTGTCAGAAACCGATCTTAATGAATTGACTAAATATATTCTTTCAATTAAATAA
- a CDS encoding SCO family protein, which produces MVFFLSVGCRRPEVRLPILGEPVITQRLFNGKIVYDSVFPTIPDFSFWDQDSTKVNNQSFSGKVYVADFIFLSCPSICPKMTVEMKRTYDFFLRDDRIRFISHTVDPEHDSIPRLKAFTSSLHIDNNKWKFVTGNQDSILQLAEKGYFSNAYKDSTAPGGYVHSGGLLLIDKNRHIRGVYDGTNPKETYRLINDINILLKEPA; this is translated from the coding sequence ATGGTATTTTTTCTCTCGGTAGGCTGTCGGCGCCCGGAGGTAAGACTCCCAATACTTGGTGAACCGGTTATTACACAGCGATTGTTTAACGGAAAGATAGTTTATGATTCCGTCTTCCCAACTATTCCGGATTTTTCTTTTTGGGATCAGGATAGTACAAAAGTTAACAACCAGTCATTTTCAGGTAAAGTCTATGTAGCAGACTTCATCTTTCTGTCCTGCCCCAGTATTTGTCCTAAAATGACTGTAGAAATGAAGCGAACGTATGATTTTTTCCTCAGGGATGACCGCATACGCTTTATCTCACATACTGTCGATCCGGAACACGATTCTATTCCCCGGCTGAAAGCATTTACCAGCAGTCTGCATATTGATAACAACAAGTGGAAGTTTGTAACTGGAAACCAGGATAGCATTTTACAGCTGGCAGAGAAAGGCTACTTTTCAAATGCCTACAAAGATAGTACTGCTCCTGGTGGTTATGTTCACAGTGGCGGATTACTTTTAATTGATAAGAACAGACATATCAGGGGGGTATATGATGGCACCAACCCCAAGGAAACGTATAGATTGATTAACGATATAAACATTTTACTGAAAGAGCCAGCCTGA
- a CDS encoding VOC family protein, whose amino-acid sequence MANIPSKSKYKHQQVQYIEFLSEDLDRAKKFYSSSFGWQFTDFGPGYTAFGGDYVDGGFMPGKPVKGTMLVVLYSNDLDTTKEQVIAAGGTIVKDIFRFPGGKRFHFADPDGYELAVWSEE is encoded by the coding sequence ATGGCAAACATTCCGTCTAAAAGTAAATACAAACATCAGCAGGTGCAGTATATCGAGTTCCTGTCCGAAGACCTTGACCGCGCCAAGAAATTTTACTCCAGTAGTTTTGGCTGGCAGTTCACCGACTTCGGCCCTGGCTATACTGCATTTGGAGGAGATTATGTAGATGGCGGATTCATGCCGGGAAAGCCCGTAAAAGGTACTATGTTGGTGGTCCTTTATTCCAACGACCTTGATACTACCAAAGAACAGGTCATTGCGGCAGGCGGCACCATTGTAAAGGATATCTTCCGCTTCCCTGGTGGCAAACGTTTTCATTTCGCAGACCCTGACGGTTATGAACTGGCGGTTTGGTCTGAGGAATAA
- a CDS encoding non-ribosomal peptide synthetase: MRLTLPQQDVYFEQLMYPDDPIYNIGAKVAIRGNINYELFNEAYVAVINQHDVYRSILDQSEEEVTVCIQKDQALKLELVDFSTHSDADGVANAFMQEQFMIPFKLDEKKLLYRFFLVKVSEKFYYLFSVYHHIITDGWGTSLMFQRVVKNYNELAEHGKILTEYPYSYREFVADDQAYFLSEDYHKDKSYWVERFRQLPDQLFDKIKNTGKLNQSKRKEIWINRADYNQLDRMGRNLKSSTFHVILGILLLYFGRKHRKNDLAIGLPVLNRGKSVFKKMVGLFMGVSPLRMQLDPEDTFEDLVRNIRRQLQQDYRYQRFPLGKLIKELQLFHEKDRLFNMTLSYEKQNYADHFAGTETTVIPLSHQSERVALAIYIREFDESADVKIDFDYNVNYFNETSITQVVTHFERLVKAVVADPQQRLFEFQYITAAEKEYLLKTLNDTRFEYPRENTMLDLFREQVRRYPDKVALADDTGTYTYEALDAASDKIAAYLRHRTNGKIPSVTGVMMTRSARLVVTLLGILKSGNAYIPLDPSFPESRIEYIIAHSGINEVIGTHNLKGTTEGFIDIETILRHQPEPLEEWKVPAEAVAYVIYTSGSTGNPKGVAVGHRSLLNFLISMQQRPGITPDDYFFSVTTQSFDISILEFFAPLVTGATVYIASPELLADPSALIGKLEALKPTIMQATPSFYQMLYHAGWNGNSAIRILCGGDLLSEALAEKMLATTAGLWNMYGPTETTIWSACKEILQPKDASNIGSPINNTTVYILDEYRQLLPAGSVGNIYIGGDGVAQGYFKAPDLTVKRFVPSPFEADEVIYDTGDLGRWNENGEIEFFGRNDQQVKIRGYRIELGEIEAQLNQLPAVKNSVVVAKKGAAQEAFLVAYVLPEAADLDSKDIIRALQATLPAYMVPNVIISLSEFPLTPNKKVDRKALSLREITPEKSDAAPEKPATDMETVLCGYFRDVLSLRQEISVSDNFFALGGHSLNAIKLIRLIGEGLHYKIILRDIFEYPTIQMLAKHLEGSEQYHPTDIVPAEERPYYAITAGQRALWLAAQQESRSIAYNMPAAFKVVGTLNKIVLEQVFLEILKKYDVLRSNFPEVEGAPQQKVNVGGKVCLSLEEYYHPAEAIMDAMEAYINQPFNLESDTLLRVALFHRKNGDDYLVFCTHHIIMDGWSLEVLIREVVSRYKTISGQQRRTDEALRFQFKDYVVWHQQQLEKSRENNQRFWNTYLRQYLWKPLIPYDVEFAGEKNTGAVYRVAFEWVKVDALSALSGEQQVSMHTLLLTAFNVLLYRMFGHTDICVGMVNSGRTASALQDQLGMFVKTLPLRTHVDPQQSFSDMLAASHKNILETDDHQDIPEAIENTLRLDVLLVLENPMADYAQITIDKDLRLELLELANRYSRLPLLISLAVNGDCLTGNMFYDKAIYQEETIALIALKYEKLLTELLVNPDMSLDSVDVELDMEKEKSIDISFDF, encoded by the coding sequence ATGCGGCTTACTCTTCCCCAACAAGATGTCTATTTTGAGCAATTGATGTACCCTGATGACCCCATTTATAATATCGGGGCCAAAGTAGCTATTCGGGGCAACATCAATTATGAACTGTTCAATGAAGCCTATGTGGCCGTGATCAACCAGCACGATGTTTACCGGAGTATTTTGGACCAGTCGGAGGAGGAAGTAACGGTGTGCATCCAGAAGGACCAGGCGTTGAAACTGGAACTGGTGGACTTTTCAACACACAGTGATGCAGATGGAGTGGCCAACGCATTTATGCAGGAGCAGTTCATGATACCGTTTAAACTGGATGAAAAGAAGCTGTTGTACAGGTTCTTTCTGGTAAAAGTCAGTGAAAAATTTTATTATTTATTCTCCGTATATCATCACATTATTACTGACGGATGGGGAACATCGCTGATGTTTCAGCGAGTGGTGAAAAATTACAATGAGCTGGCCGAACATGGAAAAATACTGACGGAATATCCCTACAGTTACCGCGAATTTGTTGCGGATGATCAGGCGTATTTTCTTTCAGAAGATTATCATAAAGACAAAAGCTATTGGGTAGAAAGGTTCAGGCAGCTGCCCGATCAACTGTTTGATAAAATAAAGAATACCGGTAAACTCAATCAGAGCAAACGAAAGGAAATATGGATCAACCGGGCTGATTACAATCAATTGGACCGGATGGGCAGGAATTTAAAGTCGTCCACGTTTCACGTTATCCTGGGGATATTGTTGCTCTATTTCGGAAGAAAACACCGGAAGAATGACCTCGCCATTGGATTGCCGGTACTGAACCGGGGCAAATCTGTTTTTAAGAAGATGGTTGGGCTGTTCATGGGTGTGTCTCCCTTACGGATGCAGCTGGACCCTGAGGATACCTTTGAAGATCTGGTGAGAAATATCCGGCGGCAGTTGCAGCAGGATTACCGCTATCAGCGGTTTCCACTGGGCAAGCTTATTAAAGAGCTGCAATTGTTTCACGAAAAGGACCGTCTTTTCAATATGACATTGTCTTATGAGAAACAAAACTATGCAGATCATTTTGCGGGTACAGAAACAACGGTGATACCTTTGTCGCACCAATCGGAGCGGGTGGCGCTGGCTATCTATATCCGGGAGTTTGACGAATCGGCAGACGTGAAAATCGATTTCGACTATAACGTCAACTATTTTAATGAGACTTCCATCACGCAGGTCGTTACCCATTTTGAAAGGCTTGTGAAAGCCGTGGTAGCCGATCCGCAACAACGGCTTTTCGAATTTCAATATATCACGGCAGCAGAAAAAGAATACCTGTTAAAAACACTCAATGATACCCGGTTTGAGTATCCGCGGGAAAACACGATGCTAGATCTGTTCAGAGAGCAGGTGAGGAGATATCCGGACAAAGTCGCATTGGCAGACGATACCGGGACATATACCTATGAAGCGCTGGATGCTGCGTCAGACAAGATTGCCGCGTATTTGCGCCACCGTACCAACGGAAAAATACCTTCCGTGACGGGTGTAATGATGACGCGTTCTGCCAGGCTGGTGGTAACGTTGTTGGGTATATTAAAATCAGGCAATGCCTATATTCCCTTAGACCCGTCTTTCCCTGAAAGCCGTATCGAATATATCATTGCCCATAGCGGCATTAATGAAGTAATCGGGACGCACAACCTGAAAGGGACTACTGAAGGGTTTATTGACATAGAAACAATACTCCGCCACCAGCCTGAACCGCTTGAGGAATGGAAGGTGCCCGCGGAAGCTGTTGCTTATGTTATCTACACTTCCGGTTCAACAGGCAACCCTAAAGGGGTAGCCGTAGGGCATCGGTCTTTGCTGAACTTCCTCATCAGCATGCAGCAGCGGCCCGGCATAACACCGGATGACTATTTCTTTTCGGTAACGACACAGTCCTTCGATATCTCTATCCTGGAGTTTTTTGCGCCATTGGTTACTGGCGCCACGGTATATATTGCCAGCCCGGAACTGCTGGCGGACCCTTCGGCGCTGATCGGGAAACTGGAGGCGCTGAAGCCTACCATCATGCAGGCTACGCCGAGCTTTTATCAGATGCTTTACCATGCAGGCTGGAACGGTAATAGTGCCATCCGTATTTTGTGCGGCGGGGATTTGCTGAGCGAGGCATTGGCAGAAAAAATGCTGGCCACCACCGCGGGTTTATGGAATATGTATGGTCCTACGGAAACGACTATATGGTCTGCCTGCAAAGAGATATTACAACCCAAAGATGCCTCCAATATAGGTAGTCCTATCAACAATACCACGGTTTACATACTGGATGAATACCGGCAGCTTTTGCCGGCCGGCAGTGTGGGCAATATCTATATCGGCGGCGACGGCGTGGCACAGGGATATTTCAAAGCGCCTGATCTGACCGTGAAGAGATTTGTTCCAAGCCCGTTTGAGGCAGACGAGGTTATTTATGATACCGGGGATCTGGGAAGATGGAATGAAAACGGGGAAATAGAATTTTTCGGTCGTAATGACCAACAGGTAAAAATAAGGGGCTACCGCATTGAACTGGGAGAAATAGAAGCGCAGCTGAACCAGTTACCTGCTGTGAAAAATTCGGTGGTGGTCGCAAAGAAAGGTGCTGCGCAGGAAGCCTTTTTAGTGGCTTATGTGCTCCCCGAGGCGGCGGACCTGGATAGTAAAGACATCATTCGCGCTTTACAGGCTACGTTGCCGGCGTACATGGTTCCCAATGTCATTATTTCCCTGAGTGAGTTCCCGCTGACTCCCAATAAAAAGGTGGACCGGAAAGCGTTGTCGTTAAGGGAGATAACCCCGGAAAAAAGCGACGCCGCGCCTGAAAAGCCTGCCACTGATATGGAAACAGTGTTGTGTGGCTACTTCCGGGACGTGCTGTCCCTGAGGCAGGAAATAAGTGTTTCAGATAACTTCTTTGCATTGGGAGGGCATTCCCTCAATGCCATAAAACTAATCAGGCTGATAGGCGAGGGGCTGCATTATAAGATTATCCTGAGGGATATATTTGAGTATCCCACCATACAAATGCTGGCAAAACACCTCGAAGGCAGTGAACAATACCATCCAACGGACATCGTGCCTGCGGAAGAACGGCCTTATTATGCTATCACTGCCGGTCAGCGCGCTCTCTGGCTGGCTGCGCAACAGGAGAGCAGGTCGATTGCGTATAATATGCCGGCCGCTTTTAAAGTAGTGGGCACGTTGAACAAGATCGTTTTAGAACAGGTATTTCTGGAGATACTGAAAAAGTATGATGTGTTGAGGAGCAACTTCCCGGAGGTGGAAGGGGCGCCACAACAGAAAGTTAACGTCGGTGGAAAGGTGTGCCTGTCGCTGGAAGAGTACTACCATCCGGCAGAGGCGATCATGGACGCAATGGAGGCGTATATAAACCAGCCGTTTAATTTGGAAAGTGATACGTTGCTACGGGTCGCATTGTTTCACCGGAAAAACGGAGATGATTATCTGGTGTTCTGTACTCATCACATTATCATGGATGGTTGGTCGCTGGAAGTGCTGATCAGAGAGGTTGTCAGCAGATACAAGACGATAAGCGGGCAGCAGCGGCGTACGGATGAGGCGCTGCGTTTTCAGTTTAAAGACTATGTGGTATGGCATCAACAGCAACTGGAGAAAAGCCGGGAGAACAACCAACGGTTCTGGAACACTTATTTGCGACAATACTTGTGGAAACCCCTCATTCCCTATGACGTGGAATTTGCTGGGGAAAAGAACACCGGTGCTGTCTACCGTGTTGCATTTGAGTGGGTAAAGGTCGATGCGCTTAGCGCACTGTCCGGAGAGCAGCAGGTATCCATGCATACACTTTTGCTGACAGCCTTTAATGTACTGCTGTACAGGATGTTTGGGCATACGGACATCTGTGTGGGTATGGTAAATTCCGGGAGAACGGCGAGCGCATTGCAGGACCAGCTGGGCATGTTTGTAAAGACTTTGCCTCTGAGGACCCATGTCGATCCCCAACAGTCGTTTTCCGATATGCTGGCAGCCAGTCATAAAAATATACTGGAAACAGATGACCATCAGGACATCCCTGAGGCCATTGAAAACACCTTGCGGTTGGATGTACTGCTGGTACTGGAAAATCCCATGGCCGACTATGCCCAGATCACTATTGATAAAGATTTGCGGCTGGAGCTCCTTGAGCTGGCTAACAGGTACAGCAGGCTGCCTTTATTGATCAGCCTTGCTGTGAACGGAGATTGTTTAACAGGGAATATGTTTTATGATAAAGCCATTTATCAGGAAGAGACGATAGCCCTGATTGCGCTGAAGTATGAAAAGCTATTAACGGAGCTGCTGGTCAACCCTGACATGTCCCTTGATTCCGTTGATGTGGAGCTGGATATGGAGAAGGAGAAAAGCATAGATATCAGTTTTGATTTTTAG